The region GTACAAACTCGTCGCTTGGAGAAACGATACCGCCCTCACCTTGCAAAGGTTCCATCATTACAGCACAAGTTTTATCGGAAATATGTGCTTTAAGTGCTTCAATATCGTTGTAAGGGATGTGAGTAATGTCAGAAGGCTTAGGGCCAAATCCATCAGAATAATGAGACTGACCACCGACAGTTACCGTAAAGAAAGTACGGCCATGGAAACCTTGTACAAAGGCGATAATTTCTGATTTTTCAGGACCAAACTTATCTACTGCGTAACGACGCGCCAATTTCAGTGCGGCTTCGTTAGCTTCTGCCCCTGAGTTTGCGAAAAACACTTTCTCAGCAAACGTGATTTCAGTGAGTTTTTTCGCTAAACGCAAGGCAGGCTCGTTAGTCATGACATTACTTAAGTGCCAAACCTTATTAGCTTGCTCAGTCAGAGCCTTAACCGCTGCAGGGTGGCAATGACCAAGACAGCTCACTGCAATACCACCAGCGAAGTCGATATACTCTTTACCTTCTTGATCCCATAGACGTGAACCTTCCCCTTTGACTGGGATAAAGTTCATAGGGCTATAACAAGGCACCATAACCTCGTCAAATAAACTGCGTTCTACTTTCTGTTCTACTGTCATTGCACATCCCCTCTCAATACACATGCTGTGCTAATGAGCAACTACTTATATATTAGTCGAGATATAAGATTTTATATTGCGATTAAGCGCCATCAGCATTGTATTAACAAAATATTAACCAATTCAATAGTGGTATATTCTGTAAGC is a window of Vibrio porteresiae DSM 19223 DNA encoding:
- a CDS encoding aspartate aminotransferase family protein, translated to MTVEQKVERSLFDEVMVPCYSPMNFIPVKGEGSRLWDQEGKEYIDFAGGIAVSCLGHCHPAAVKALTEQANKVWHLSNVMTNEPALRLAKKLTEITFAEKVFFANSGAEANEAALKLARRYAVDKFGPEKSEIIAFVQGFHGRTFFTVTVGGQSHYSDGFGPKPSDITHIPYNDIEALKAHISDKTCAVMMEPLQGEGGIVSPSDEFVQTVRELCDKHNALLIFDEVQTGNGRTGDFYAYQGLGVTPDILSTAKSLGAGFPIGAILTTTEIASHFKVGVHGSTYGGNPLACAVAEAAVNIISQPETLAGVKAREALFRAGLEKINQKYDIFSEVRGKGLLIGAALNEKWEGRARDVLVAAGQAGLMMLVAGPNVLRFTPSLIIPEQDIAEGLARLDSAIATLV